In bacterium, the genomic window ACCGCGAGTTGATCCCCAGGACAAGAGAACATCGAGACACACCTGTTAATCCCGCCGGCCTCCGGATCTAGGATGAAACGTCGCTAAGCGGCGGACCGCCTCTATTTTTGGGAATTGGGTTTCGGCCCTGACTCCTTGAGCATTTTCTCTGCTAGAGCCACCTCGGTCTTGCTGCCCATGTAAACTGGGCACCTATCCTGGATGCTCTCCGGCTCGACATCGAGTATCCGCTTCTGGCCATTGCTGGCTGCGCCCCCCGCCGCCTCGATAATGAACGCCATGGGATTGGCCTCGAACATGAGTCGCAATTTGCCCTTTGGAGCGCCATCCAGCCCCGGATACGTGAACAGGCCGCCGCCCTTCATGAGCACATGATTGACGTCTGGGACCATTCCACCGCTGTAACGGAGCTTGTAGCCCTTATCCAATAGTGCATCGATGAAGGCTGTATGGCTGAGCGAGCACTTCCTCGCGCTGCCACCAGGGCTATATATCTTGCCCGATTCTTTCATTCTCACATTCTCCCGCGTGAGTATGTAGGAACCTACCTGGTTGAGTGTAAACTCGTGCACGCCATCTGGCAGGCCGATCACCATGGTCGTCCGCGGGCCGTAGAGAACGAACAATGCGGCGATCTGGTCGGAGCCCGGACGGACGAGCTCCTCGCCGGGGAATATGGAGACAATTGTTCCGACAGCTAGGTTGACATCCACGAGCGAGGACCCGTCGAGTGGATCGAAGCAGACTGAGTACTTGCCTGGTTTGCTCAGATACGCGGAGAAGATATTTTGCTGCTCCTCCGAAGCCATGTTCACAACCAGCCCACAGGTGCTCATACGCGTGCTCATTAGCTCGTCAGCCAGAACGTCAAGCGCCAACTGTTGTTCGCCATAGACATTTGTGGTGCCCGCCTGACCCAAGGCGCTGGTGTCGATTGCATACTTGATGTACTTGGACGCCTCAGCGAGCTCACATATCAATCCCCTGAGGGTTCCCTCGATCCCCAGCTCGAACAGAAACGAGCGTAGAGTCTTTGCTTCTTTGGTGAGTGGCATGTTTCGCTCCTCTATGTGCTCTCAGGTCTCGCGAGCGGCACGTCAACTCTCCTGACCTCGATCGAGGCGAGCTGTTGAGTATTCATAGCGCCCAGCTTCTCGAACAGAAACTCGAAGCGTGCCTGCAGCTCCTCACAAATCGCATCTCTCGCCGACTTGTCTATGCTCCATATTTCTTTCTTGAATGGCCCAAATCCTTTCTTACGCGTCTTGTAGATGAACTGCTCGTCGGTCTGGTCGGCCTTCCGCTCGTTCGTCAGCTTCTCATGTATCCATGCATATATCTTGTTTCTCAACTCGCTCGGGAATGCGGCATGGTCGTAGATAACGTTTTGAAAACCTGTCGCGAGGTGAATCTCTGCCGCCTCCACCTCCCGGAACTTGTGGAACAGCTCGTCCGGCAGCGTCGAGGCGCCGTGTTGAACCGCTCCCGCCAGGCCATAGCTCTCCCTTGCTATTGTGGAGAGGTTCTCCAGCGTGTCAAAATCAAGGGCCACGTCTGCGACGTTTCCATCGGGAAGCGGGACTCCGCCGTGCGTTGTCCCAGTCTGGATCGCGATCTTACTAATCCCTATAAGGTCGTTCCCTCTTTTGGCCAGCTCGTCCTGAAAACCCTCCATGTAGGCGGAAAGCTCATCCGGAGTGCTGTTCTTGCCGCCTACCTCGCCAATCTCCCCGCCAAGAGAGATCGTTACGCCCTCCGGCTCCTTGCTGCGAACATAGGCACACAACTCGGCGGCGAGAGTGAAGTTGTCTCGCTGCTGCTCGAAAACCGTCTCTTTGGACAGATCAACGAGAGTCGATGTATCTAGATCGATATTGAAGAAGCCGCCAGCGATCGCCTCGTCGATAAGGTCCTTGATCAATTGAACCTCTCGCTCTGGATGGGCTCGATAGGCCTTCGCTTTGACCTGGAAGTGGTCGCCTTGCACAAACAGTGGCCCCGTGAAACCCTCCTTGATGCCCGCAGCGGCGATAACGGCCGTGTATTCCATCGGACGCTGATGCGTATAGCCCATCTCCGACTTCGCTATCTCGAAAATCATCGCCCCAACTTTGAGCTTCTTCCTGGCGCGGAATATAGCTCGCGCAACATCATAGGTCATGCTGCGAATGTTGACGGCGGGAACGGTTACGCCCGAGTACTCCTCACGGCCGCGCGCCTCATAAAGTTCCTGAACGGAGCCTAGCCACAGACCGAGCCGATTGGCGGTCTCTATTATCACCCATCTGGCAGCGTCTCTCGTGGCCTGACTCTCTGCGAGCGCCGCGGTGCTGGCAAGCTCGTCAATCAGCTCGGCCCTGAGCCGCTCCGGGTCAAACACTCTGAGGCCGTCCTCTATTTCGATGATGTTTCTCAGCCCATCCTTGAGATTAGCAAGACCTTCATAGACCATGGGTGTTACCTCCCGCCTCATTTTTCGATTCCCAACGACACGGATTGTAGTCTTTTCACATCATAAACAAAGATTGTAGATTGTGTCAACACATGCGAAAGGGCCGCAACAGTTGTGCAGACATCAGTCGATTTGGACACCTGTTGTGTTAAGCGATACTTGCTTGCCAAATCTTGTTCCTTCGACTGCTATCCCTGTTGACATTCACTCGCCGTATCCTATAATCTCGATCTTGTACGAGAATACCTGAGGACTAAGTGTTTTCTGCTACCAGACAGAAGACTACAAATCGATAACCTGAACTTGGAGGGAGGTGATGATAAATGAACAAGCACAAGGGATTTATAGCGGTCAACGTCGCAACGGGCGAGGCGCTCAATGTCTATAATTATCTGAAGAAGCGTCCAGAGGTTACGTCGGTTTTCCTCGTTGCTGGAATGTATGACCTGATGATCGTGGCTGAGACGGAGACTTCTGAGAGCTTTGCGGATTTTGTTGTCCAGGAGGTTCAAAAGACAAAGGGCGTTACGCATACGATGACGTGCATGGCTCTTCGGGGAGATTAGGATAGCTCTCTTGTGCGAGGGCTCTCACAGGATTGCTCTCATTGTTGTGAGGGAATGCATTGGTGTAGCATAAAGACGTCGGGCGTGGTGTGCGGAGTTTCTTTGAGGCTTCGTTCCAGCCCAAGCAGGTTATAGGTTGGATATGTTCTTGGCCTGCTGTCTCTTGGGGTGACAGATTGGGCAGTTAGCTCTTCTAGATGTTGTTGCTGATACACGGATCACTCAACATCTGTATTGCTTTCGAGGCCGGAGAAGTTCTTGGTGCAAGGGGGCTTGCGGCATCGCATGTATTCTCCGTGCGCTATTGAGTATGCTGGGTTAGGCTCGTTTGGGCTACAGGAATGGCATTCAGTTGCAGATGCGATTTTTGGGTGCGTTTCGTAGAAGCTGTAGATTCTGAATGGGCACTTTTCAAGTTCCGCGTTTTGGGATAGTGTGTTGTATGAGTTGTGTGTGGTATTTCCCTAGTTGATGGCTATTGGAGGTGCAGAGGATGAGCACGTTCACTCGTGCCCAGGTTGAGCAAGGTGTCAAGGAAGGGAGAAGCTTCAAGGGGGCTGACCTTTCTCAGGTTGATTTGGATGAATGCGACCTTTCAGGCACAGACTTCTCGAATGCCAATCTTCAGGGCGCGATTCTGAGAAATGCGGACCTCTCCTACTGCAATTTTGAGGGCGCGGACCTTTCACGGGCAAACATGCAAGAGGCCTTCATGAAGAAGGCGGATTTCACGGGCGCTGTGCTCCGCAAGGCGGACTTGTCGCGAG contains:
- a CDS encoding class 1 fructose-bisphosphatase, which translates into the protein MPLTKEAKTLRSFLFELGIEGTLRGLICELAEASKYIKYAIDTSALGQAGTTNVYGEQQLALDVLADELMSTRMSTCGLVVNMASEEQQNIFSAYLSKPGKYSVCFDPLDGSSLVDVNLAVGTIVSIFPGEELVRPGSDQIAALFVLYGPRTTMVIGLPDGVHEFTLNQVGSYILTRENVRMKESGKIYSPGGSARKCSLSHTAFIDALLDKGYKLRYSGGMVPDVNHVLMKGGGLFTYPGLDGAPKGKLRLMFEANPMAFIIEAAGGAASNGQKRILDVEPESIQDRCPVYMGSKTEVALAEKMLKESGPKPNSQK
- a CDS encoding class II fructose-bisphosphate aldolase; the protein is MVYEGLANLKDGLRNIIEIEDGLRVFDPERLRAELIDELASTAALAESQATRDAARWVIIETANRLGLWLGSVQELYEARGREEYSGVTVPAVNIRSMTYDVARAIFRARKKLKVGAMIFEIAKSEMGYTHQRPMEYTAVIAAAGIKEGFTGPLFVQGDHFQVKAKAYRAHPEREVQLIKDLIDEAIAGGFFNIDLDTSTLVDLSKETVFEQQRDNFTLAAELCAYVRSKEPEGVTISLGGEIGEVGGKNSTPDELSAYMEGFQDELAKRGNDLIGISKIAIQTGTTHGGVPLPDGNVADVALDFDTLENLSTIARESYGLAGAVQHGASTLPDELFHKFREVEAAEIHLATGFQNVIYDHAAFPSELRNKIYAWIHEKLTNERKADQTDEQFIYKTRKKGFGPFKKEIWSIDKSARDAICEELQARFEFLFEKLGAMNTQQLASIEVRRVDVPLARPEST
- a CDS encoding Lrp/AsnC ligand binding domain-containing protein, which gives rise to MNKHKGFIAVNVATGEALNVYNYLKKRPEVTSVFLVAGMYDLMIVAETETSESFADFVVQEVQKTKGVTHTMTCMALRGD